The Coffea eugenioides isolate CCC68of unplaced genomic scaffold, Ceug_1.0 ScVebR1_2038;HRSCAF=2997, whole genome shotgun sequence genome contains the following window.
ctttatgggaaacataccagctctttataggaaaaattggttaaatagcacCCAAAGggaaactagtatgttttgtatttaacataaattaaatatgtgaaagttaaaaaaacaataaattacCCATaccataccagctctttatgggaaactggcaggctttgtagtatgttttgtaccagctctttatgggaaaaattggttaaatagcgcccaaaggaaaactagtatgttttgtatttaacataaattaaatttgtgaaagtaaaaaaataaaaaattgcccataacataccagctctctatgggaaactggtaggttttgtaatatgttttgtaccaggctctttatgggaaacatgcgagctctttataggaaaaattggttaaatagcgcccaaaggaaaactagtatgttttgtatttaacataaattaaatatgtgaaattttaaaaaaataaattgcccataacagtatgttttgtaccagctatttataggaaaaattggttaaatagcgcccaaaggaaaactagtatgttttgtatttaacataaattaaatatatgaaagttaaaaaaaataataaattacccataacataccagctctttatgggaaactggcaggttttgtagtatgttttgtaccggctctttatgggaaacataccagctctttataggaaaatttggttaaatagcacccaaaggaaaactagtatgttttgtatttaacataaattaaatttgtgaaagtaaaaaaataaaaaattgcccataacataccagctctctatgggaaactggtaggttttgtaatatgttttgtaccaggctctttatgggaaacatgcgagctctttataggaaaaattggttaaatagcgcccaaaggaaaactagtatgttttgtatttaacataaattaaatatgtgaaattttaaaaaaataaattgcccataacagtatgttttgtaccagctatttataggaaaaattggttaaatagcgcccaaaggaaaactagtatgttttgtatgtaacataaattaaatatgtgaaagttaaaaaataataataaattgcccataacataccagctctctatgggaaactggcaggttttgttaAAAATGTGATTTAAGTTTACTTAACGGTAATCTGATTTTCACGTGACCAATTCCGTTAAAAATTGGCTAAATTGTTGTTTGAGGATAACATTGgtcaaaaattattaattcagaCATCAAATGTGTCGTGCCCAAAAGTtgagggacgaaatgtgtccttaccccaaagtttggggatgaaaaCCATCATTTTCCCGGTTGGGGTCAGAATGGTTGACTGGCCCACTCTTTTACTTGGATTTTAAGATTGggctttgattaattttggttGGTTTTAATTGATCAAAAAAGGTGGGCTGACCCGCTTCATTTTTCTTGGACTTCCTATCGGGCCAAGTAGTCTTGGCCCGAGGAGAAGTCAGtcaatggcccaatggcctatTACCCAAGAATATCTGGTAACGTCTTTGCACATTAGTCCCTGGACTGTTAAGTAATTATGGTACGACCCTAACATCTTggaatttcttttaattaggtcactaattttatttcaaataaggccctaagctttatttttctttaattttgacccctattCTTTATGATAATTACAAATTGACCTTAAaactttcttatttttccatTAGATCCCTAATTGTTTGTACTTGACTATAggatttgatttgtataattattttgttgataaacttttttaatatcttctaaatttattgtattatttgTACTTGACTCAGCTGTCCTGCcttttttaaaaggtgaggctattatgTCTCCTTGacctatattaatttttacttcttgtaatggagggtgtattgaagttattatttgatcatcttttaattttcattttttatataaattagtttgaacatttatttgaggtgtattatatatatcattTATTCCTATCTTTGAAGCATAGAATGATAACCAAGTAAATAAAGGgaaattaaatttttgtttttctaattcatttttccattctaaaatTAACTTTTCTTTACATTCTGACGAtaattgaaaaaaccaaattcttttttcagtactttcttcatcttcaaaatcctcttgtaaatatttatgatttatcttatatggtttatttataacatttatttctcctttcatttgtgAATGGGTTGGAGAGTAttctgattgattttgatttataacttctggaataggagttttatatttaaaatttgaagtgCTTTCTAAAGGAAAATTTACTTCAGTTGATTCGTAATTAGAATGTCTTGCTGGTAATCACGAATAATTGATAgtcctagtttttttttcacacagtttaagaaaaattagttaattttgttggaaaaacaaatttagattgctattttcctaaaatacccttacatgaaataaagttggcttttcatatatcaatatgtTATAGAAAATCTAAATGCATTAAATGAGGTAGGTTATATTCAATACTAACAATCTATATAGTTTATAGTAATAACAACTTACATTAAATAAAggtattttagagaaattaaaagacaactacattcttcaattgaaaaatggactataatttgggacagatgaaaaaggaaaacaagactattaaagtgggatggagggagtattagttttttaaaaaaattacttgtGTATTGTGCTTTTTGAACAACTTTGGATCATTTATCGATTTGGGAAGTGAGTGGCTATCCTTAAGTTTCACACGGAGAAAAATGTGACCACTAGTTGAACTAACTCATTAATTAACTCATTATTCAACTTAACATGGATTTTCGTACATGATTATATTATCTAACCAAATAAATTtgcaatttaacaaaaatagcatagcacaaataaataaagcaacaTAAAAAACATGAAGGGCATGTTCTCAACTGATCTTTTAAATctgattttaattttggatttatgaaaactgattttgaaacttgattttAGATATTTTGGGCCCCAAAAGTTAAAAGTATGTCTTAATTCTTAATTGCTTTAAGATTCAGATTATGgcctaatttattttatatgcaaaaaaaaaatcctttaaaCTTTAACATAATTACTAAACTACATAAAGATTAAGTAAATATTTTTGCCACACAtctctctccatttcttcttactCGTTATTCCACTTCTTGATTCATccgtttttcccttcttctttttcttattcaacatttaatcttcataagaaaaataattaattacgTTAACACACCATGTCAGTTGTACAAAAGTTATTTATGTCTCACATAATGGCAATTTGGTTATCTTTTTGTTGAGATTAGCTTTTCAACATTTTGAAGAACACTTAAGTATTACCAAAGGAGCTTTATTAACTATAAACTAGAACACAAGAGTTACTCTACAAAATCTTttaaaaatcaatttcacaAAATCAGCTTTCACAAAATTAGAATCACTTGAAAACAATCCTGCAAGTCCTAAGCTACGTTTTAGATCAATTAAACCAAATTTGCATAGAATTATTTCATTTTGACATCTAAAAATTGATTATgctaaacaataaaaatggaaaCATTTTATTCTTACATGCATGCCACAAAGTGGAAcgattaaaaattttttgacatCATTCTTTGGGTAATAAGACATTTCATTGTGGCCATTCTAGTGCACCaccaaatcaaataaaattacTTACATTGCATAAAAAGTCAAAGAAAAGCCATCAGAATAAAACGTAAAGTGTAAAAGGGAGAGGCAGTaaatcaaaattagaaatatgaaaagaaaaaaaaaacacaaacaaaaaagtcaaaggaaacaaatgaaACAGGTTAATTTACTGTGACAAATATAACGATCCCAATATTTTGAACTCTAAATTTCCCAATTATCTACATTGGAGGATTGTGTGCATatattaattttggagaattttgGTTAAgatgtttaaaatttatttcaGAACTTCATTAATTGGGTTCTTTAAACATAATGTGGGGTTAAGTGCGTTGGTCAAAGTGGAAGCTTGAGCCGTTGTTGCGACTCTTTCCACACCGAATCACGAAGttggagttggcaattgaacaTATATAATTCATCCGTAAAGCCATTTAACATTTTATAGGTCCAGCTGCTggaattagttttgttttctacTCGCCTCCTCTCCCCAGCCACAACTTAAGGTTAACAAATAAATGgaataaaacagaaaaaggggCATATATCTAGATGGGCACTAAACTATTAATAACATCTTTTTTCACTACACTATTTTGATTTTTAGATCTCCCACTTAGGTTTTAGACCAACCATAGGTCTTGCTCCCAACTCATGTAATCATGACAGGGATAAGTTACTACTTTAGTCTGACTCACATATCTTAAATTCACTATTCAAGAACAACATTTAATTAATCTAATTCGGTCTTTAGACTTCCATGTAATTATGttcacatttgaaaatttcGAACCTATAGTATTAACTAGTTATCTCGATTGATGGGAGCTCAAATCCCTTGTTAATCAAGGGTTGCCATGAAGAAAGGTGATTAATTAGAACTAATGAAGAACAAAAGATGCAATTCACTGCATGGTTGTACATTTATTTCTCTCTATTCAATGTACTAAATGGAGTTAATTTAATATGGAAGTAATAATGGTGACACTCATGAATCGTGACTAACATGATGACTATAAAAAGAGTGTCTGGTAGTCTAAAAGTCTACAGAATTTAATGTATGTACAAAATACGAACAAAAGGCAAACAAAAAGCCGTGTAATTTGAACTGGCACCAACCTTAAAGTCTATATTTACttctctttccttctttcctcAACCCAGAAGAGCTCATCGTTCTTGTTTTCCTCTCCAAGCCAAGTTCCAAAATGGAACAAAATTACAACTTTAATCCGTCCTTTATTAAGCTGTTGATGGAAGATGATTTCACGAGAGAAATTGTAAGTCACATATCAATTGCTACTGTATGCATTTTCCATTAATCTTCTTCAGTTATTGTCAagattaatttttatatttattgtttttttccTTGACATTTTTGTAGCGGATTCCCTACTCTTTTGTGAGGAATTTCAAGGAAAAGCTTCCCTCAAGATGCACAATCGAATCCGAGGCAAAGAACTCAGTTCGAAATTCATGGCCAGTAAGAATTCGAAAGAAAGGTCGCTACTATTATATTTGCAGACTTTCGTGgccaaaatttgttaaagatcATCATTTGAAGCTTGGAGATTACCTCTTATTTCATCTGATAGATAAAACAACATTTAGAGTAAAGCCATATGGTGCCGATTGTTGCCCAAAAAAATTTAATGTATACAACTCATCCAGTAGCTCCAGTGatgatgaatctgatgatgGCTCTGATGAAAGCTTTGATGATAGTGATGAAACTGAATTTTACAGAGATGATGGAATAAGGCCATCAAAAGTTCATCCTGCTAAAAAAAAGGTTTACACTAAGTATCAGATTGATCGTGATAATTTTCGTTCTAATAAATTCAAGAAGTTGAGGAAAACAAGAAAGTCAGGTGAGATGGATTAAATATAATCTCTCTTGATCTGTGTGTAAGGTAGATTATGTTAGATAATTTTAATCACGTCTCATTTTTCTTATGCAAATAATTGGAAAGGTGTTGGGAAGCAAATAactggttaaatagcgcccaaaggaaaactagtatgttttgtatttaacataaattaaatatatgaaagttaaaaaaataataaattacccATAATTTCAAGAACTTGCTTCCCATCACCTTTCCAATTATTTGCATAAGAAAAATGAGACGTGATTAAAATTATCTAACATAATCTACCTTACACACAGATCAAGAGAGATTATATTTAATCCATCTCACCTGACTTTCTTGTTTTCCTCAACTTCTTGAATTTATTAGAACGAAAATTATCACGATCAATCTGATACTTAGTGTAAACCTTTTTTTTAGCAGGATGAACTTTTGATGGCCTTATTCCATCATCTCTGTAAAATTCAGTTTCATCACTATCATCAAAGCTTTCATCAGAGCcatcatcagattcatcatCACTGGAGCTACTGGATGAGTTGTATACATTAAATTTTTTTGGGCAACAATCGGCACCATATGGCTTTACTCTAAATGTTGTTTTATCTATCAGATGAAATAAGAGGTAATCTCCAAGCTTCAAATGATgatctttaacaaattttggcCACGAAAGTCTGCAAATATAATAGTAGCGACCTTTCTTTCGAATTCTTACTGGCCATGAATTTCGAACTGAGTTCTTTGCCTCGGATTCGATTGTGCATCTTGAGGGAAGCTTTTCCTTGAAATTCCTCACAAAAGAGTAGGGAATCCGCTACAAAAATGTCAAggaaaaaaacaataaatataaaaattaatctTGACAATAACTGAAGAAGATTAATGGAAAATGCATACAGTAGCAATTGATATGTGACTTACAATTTCTCTCGTGAAATCATCTTCCATCAACAGCTTAATAAAGGACGGATTAAAGTTGTAATTTTGTTCCATTTTGGAACTTGGCTTGGAGAGGAAAACAAGAACGATGAGCTCTTCTGGGTTgaggaaagaaggaaagagaaGTAAATATAGACTTTAAGGTTGGTGCCAGTTCAAATTACACGGCTTTTTGTTTGCCTTTTGTTCGTATTTTGTACATACATTAAATTCTGTAGACTTTTAGACTACCAGACACTCTTTTTATAGTCATCATGTTAGTCACGATTCATGAGTGTCACCATTATTACTTCCATATTAAATTAACTCCATTTAGTACATTGAATAGAGAGAAATAAATGTACAACCATGCAGTGAATTGCATCTTTTGTTCTTCATTAGTTCTAATTAATCACCTTTCTTCATGGCAACCCTTGATTAACAAGGGATTTGAGCTCCCATCAATCGAGATAACTAGTTAATACTATAGGTTCgaaattttcaaatgtgaaCATAATTACATGGAAGTCTAAAGACCGAATTAGATTAATTAAATGTTGTTCTTGAATAGTGAATTTAAGATATGTGAGTCAGACTAAAGTAGTAACTTATCCCTGTCATGATTACATGAGTTGGGAGCAAGACCTATGGTTGGTCTAAAACCTAAGTGGGAGATCTAAAAATCAAAATAGTGTAGTGAAAAAAGATGTTATTAATAGTTTAGTGCCCATCTAGATATATGcccctttttctgttttattcCATTTATTTGTTAACATAATCAATTTTTAGATGTCAAAATGAAATAATTCTATGCAAATTTGGTTTAATTGATCTAAAACGTAGCTTAGGACTTGCAGGATTGTTTTCAAGTGATTCTAATTTTGTGAAAGCTGATTTtgtgaaattgatttttaaAAGATTTTGTAGAGTAACTCTTGTGTTCTAGTTTATAGTTAATAAAGCTCCTTTGGTAATACTTAAGTGTTCTTCAAAATGTTGAAAAGCTAATCTCAACAAAAAGATAACCAAATTGCCATTATGTGAGACATAAATAACTTTTGTACAACTGACATGGTGTGTTAAcgtaattaattatttttcttatgaagattaaatgttgaataagaaaaagaagaagggaaaaacggATGAATCAAGAAGTGGAATAACGagtaagaagaaatggagagagaTGTGTGGCAAAAATATTTACTTAATCTTTATGTAGTTTAGTAATTATGTTAAAGtttaaaggattttttttttgcatataaaataaattaggcCATAATCTGAATCTTAAAGCAATTAAGAATTAAGACATACTTTTAACTTTTGGGGCCCAAAATATCTaaaatcaagtttcaaaatcagttttcataaatccaaaattaaaatcagATTTAAAAGATCAGTTGAGAACATGCCCTTCATGTTTTTTAtgttgctttatttatttgtgctatgctatttttgttaaattgcaAATTTATTTGGTTAGATAATATAATCATGTACGAAAATCCATGTTAAGTTGAATAATGAGTTAATTAATGAGTTAGTTCAACTAGTGGTCACATTTTTCTCCGTGTGAAACTTAAGGATAGCCACTCACTTCCCAAATCGATAAATGATCCAAAGTTGTTCAAAAAGCACAATACacaagtaatttttttaaaaaactaatactccctccatcccactttaatagtcttgttttcctttttcatctgtcccaaattatagtccatttttcaattgaagaatgtagttgtcttttaatttctctaaaataccTTTATTTAATGTAAGTTGTTATTACTATAAACTATATAGATTGTTAGTATTGAATATAACCTACCTCATTTAATGCATTTAGATTTTCTATAacatattgatatatgaaaagccaactttatttcatgtaagggtattttaggaaaatagcaatctaaatttgtttttccaacaaaattaactaatttttcttaaactgtgtgaaaaaaaaactaggacTATCAATTATTCGTGATTACCAGCAAGACATTCTAATTACGAATCAACTGAAGTAAATTTTCCTTTAGAAAGcacttcaaattttaaatataaaactcctattccagaagttataaatcaaaatcaatcagaaTACTCTCCAACCCATTcacaaatgaaaggagaaataaatgttataaataaaccatataagataaatcataaatatttacaagaggattttgaagatgaagaaagtactgaaaaaagaatttggttttttcaattaTCGTCAGAATGTAAAGAAAAGTTAattttagaatggaaaaatgaattagaaaaacaaaaatttaatttcCCTTTATTTACTTGGTTATCATTCTATGCTTCAAAGATAGGAATAaatgatatatataatacacctcaaataaatgttcaaactaatttatataaaaaatgaaaattaaaagatgatcaaataataacttcaatacaccctccattacaagaagtaaaaattaatataggtCAAGGAGAcataatagcctcaccttttaaaaaagGCAGGACAGCTGAGTCAAGTAcaaataatacaataaatttagaagatattaaaaaagtttatcaacaaaataattatacaaatcaaatccTATAGTCAAGTACAAACAATTAGGGATCTAatggaaaaataagaaagttTTAAGGTCAATTTGTAATTATCATAAAGaataggggtcaaaattaaagaaaaataaagcttagggccttatttgaaataaaattagtgacctaattaaaagaaattccAAGATATTAGGGTCGTACCATAATTACTTAACAGTCCAGGGACTAATGTGCAAAGACGTTACCAGATATTCTTGGGTAataggccattgggccattgaCTGACTTCTCCTCGGGCCAAGACTACTTTGCCCGATAGGAAGTCCAAGAAAAATGAAGCGGGTCAGCCCACCTTTTTTGATCAATTAAAACCaaccaaaattaatcaaagccCAATCTTAAAATCCAAGTAAAAGAGTGGGCCAGTCAACCATTCTGACCCCAACCGGGAAAATGACGGttttcatccccaaactttggggtaaggacacatttcgtccctcaACTTTTGGGCACGACACATTTGATGtctgaattaataatttttgacCAATGTTATCCTCAAAACAACAATTTAGCCAATTTTTAACGGAATTGGTCACGTGAAAATCAGATGACCGTTAAGTAAACTTAAATCACATTTTtaacaaaacctgccagtttcccatagagagctggtatgttatgggcaatttattattattttttaactttcacatatttaatttatgttacatacaaaacatactagttttcctttgggcgctatttaaccaatttttcctataaatagctggtacaaaacatactgttatgggcaatttatttttttaaaatttcacatatttaatttatgttaaatacaaaacatactagttttcctttgggcgctatttaaccaatttttcctataaagagctcgcatgtttcccataaagagcctggtacaaaacatattacaaaacctaccagtttcccatagagagctggtatgttatgggcaattttttatttttttactttcacaaatttaatttatgttaaatacaaaacatactagttttcctttgggcgctatttaaccaatttttcccatAAAGAACTGGCACAAAACATAGTACAAagcctgccagtttcccataaagagctggtatggtATGGgtaatttattgtttttttaacttgcacatatttaatttatgttaaatacaaaacatactagtttccctttgggcgctatttaaccaatttttcctataaagagctggtatgtttcccataaagagttggtacaaaacatactacaaaacctgcccatttcccataaagagctggtttCTTATGGGTaatgcattatttttttttaactttcatatatttaatttatgttaaatacaaaacatactagttttcctttgggcgccatttaaccaatttttcctataaagagctggtatgtttcccataaagagttggtacaaaacatactacaaaacctgccagttttccataaagagctggtatcttATGGGtaatgtattattttttttaactttcatatatttaatttatgttaaatacaaaacatactagttttcctttgggtgctatttaaccaatttttcctataaagagctggtatgtttcccataaagagttggtagaaaacatactacaaaacctgccagtttcccataaagagctggtatcttatgggtaatttattattttttttttaactttcatatatttaatttatgttaaatacaaaacatactagttttcctttgggcgctatttaaccaatttttccta
Protein-coding sequences here:
- the LOC113756181 gene encoding B3 domain-containing protein REM23-like — encoded protein: MEQNYNFNPSFIKLLMEDDFTREIRIPYSFVRNFKEKLPSRCTIESEAKNSVRNSWPVRIRKKGRYYYICRLSWPKFVKDHHLKLGDYLLFHLIDKTTFRVKPYGADCCPKKFNVYNSSSSSSDDESDDGSDESFDDSDETEFYRDDGIRPSKVHPAKKKVYTKYQIDRDNFRSNKFKKLRKTRKSGEMD